The genomic DNA AGGGATTGTAAATCTAGGGGACTGTTTCTAATTTCTAGTAGAGGCTGCCTGTATGTTAGGAACTAGGGCAGaatggaagaacagaaaaaaatcttccagtctGCTCTGGCTTGTTTCTGAAATAAGAAATGTCTGAAGTGAGCAGTATACTTGCTCGGTCCCAAGAGCAATCAACTCATTTCTGCCATCCTACACTGACTTTTGCTTAACAGGTTTCATCCTTGGCTTGGCCGTAGCTTTCCTTGAGCCGCCCTGGCCTCTGAATCTTTGGCTCACTAGCAGAGAGAATTTGTACATCTTTAATACCCAGAGCATTTTTTATGGACAATCATTCTGGGTTCAGATGAATACATTTCGGTAACTTTGCCTGCGGTACAGCTGCAGGGCCAGCACCAGGGGAGAGCTGGAGGTTTTCTGGCCACTTGAGGCTGGAGAGGTGTGGGGCTTACTAGCTGCACCTCCAGTAGAGATGTCCCTGCTGAACTGGGCTGTCTGTACCGTGTGAAGGCACAGGCGCTTGGCAGAGCATCCCGTAGTAACCACAGCTGGCAAGTGCCAGAAGAAGAAGGTGATAAAGAGATTTCTGCATCTCCTGACTTGTCTGTGGGCACTTGGTGGTGTGTTTACATTGCTGCCGCTTCTGTGGCCGTTCTGGCAGCCCCGCTGCAGTTGAGTCATAGAAATACAGATGTGAAAATAGACCTCAGAGCCTAGCTGGTGGGGAACTGAGAGAGGGtgaattttccctttttctcactAGTATTTTCTGTCAGCAAAGTGAAGTTGCATTGGTACTTCActcattttttgagaaaaattggTCTGGGATGTGGGATGCCTGTGCCTGTCAGATATAAATTAAGTCAGTTTTATGATTGCTGATGACAcaccctcccccccttccccaattttgttttgtaatgctTTCATTTGATTTGTGGACAAAATGTAGGCATCGCCCCCCAAAAGCGTCTACATTAAATCATTAAATTAAAGAGACCTTTTTAGACCCTTCAGGCTGTTAAATGTTACTTGTAAAAACTACTAACATTTGGTATCTTATCTCCATAGATAACAAATCTCTTTAAGTTGACTGATCTCTTTGGTTCTACAGATCAGACTTGTGGTTGAAGAGGGACTGAATCAACTGCCATACACAGAATGTACCGTCACCACTCCAACAGGTATGTGGGAAATTACTCCTCCCCTAGGTAGGACTGGAAGTGGAAGCTTACCTAATATAAAAGAATCCGAAACTGTTACAACAATCATAGAATATctccagctggaagggacccataagggtCGTCGAGTCCAACTGCCTGCTCCTCTCAGGACTACCTAAAATGGAGCCATGtgactaagagcatcgtccagacgctccttgaactccaTCTGACaagcttggtgccatgaccacttccctggggagcccaAGGCTGAAACCATTTTAACATCCAGGGTAGAGTACAGAGTTAGGGTCCCTTCCGGTATTTAAAAAGCTAGAAGGTGTGTAACAACACAATTGAGCAAAACATACAGTCATATAGTTGTCATTTTACTAAGGTTTTCGATTGGTCTTGCAAAACCATGATGAAAACTTATCAGTGTATGTATAAGATCAGTTTACTTGCCCATACTGCAATGCTGAATTAAAACAGATGACGTTACACATGCCCATTGAAGAAAAAGTCCTTGGCACAAGCAGTTTTGTAGTGCCAGCCTAAATCTGTCCTTGCTTGCAACTGGGGGCCAGCTGCGAGTGACGATAAGCAGGAAGTAAAAAGTGGCTGTGTTGACACTAGAGGAAACCCACTGCAGTAATTTTGGTTTGCTCCTGTTAACTGTAAAGATACGTGAGGTTGCATGCATTACTCAGAGGTAGCAGCTTACTGCATCAGCAACTTCTTGGGAACCGCTCAAGTACCTGCTGTGAACCCACAGCACACCGGTGCCCAGTGAGGGAGCTAAAATGGCCTCAGCCGAGTTCTTCCAGTAGGAAGTGTCCCTTGAGAACCCAGATGCTTCTGCATGAATTCCAGCTTACCTATACGGAGTTCTTTCCGTATGAGCATTTCTAAGATGCCACAAGCAGAGGTGATTTATGCTCTTCCAGGCACAGAAGCAGAACACCTCTCAAGGGACATCAGTGAAACACCCTATTCTTTCTCCTTTAACGGAGCCTCCGGACTTTTTCAGTCAGGCAGGGGAATAGGCAACCCCTGTGAGGAACATCACCACATGTTCTTGTTCTTCCCAGCAGTGGTGCTGGTCAAGGTCGTTACCAGCTTCTGGGGTTGGCCCTGAAGAACTATGACTAGGACAATATTGCTTTGCTGTCTTTATGTTTGAATTAACAAGAGACCTGAGCTCACAGTACTGATGATTGTATCTCTCTCATGTATGTACCGCTGTCCacctttttctttcagtgatgAAGAATACAGTGACAGTAGCATTGTAGCAGCATTCTAACTCTTCCACCTGCAGCTCTGGACTGCATTTACCAGGCTTCGTAGGGGACATACTGTTTACCTTTATTTTGCGTAGTGtccttcatttaaaataatcacagaataCCTGAGTTATAAAATGATACTTTGAAAGGATCACTTCTCTGCTACTGTTCTGACATGACTTTCAAAGGTAAAAAAAGCACGAGTTCTTTACAAATTACAGTTTGGGCCCTGTTCCCATTGCTAGTTTGAGGGCTGCAGGATATGGTGTGCAGATTGGTTCATGCCACCTGTTGAGAGGTGTGGAGCTTGCTGTTGTCCCCTGGGTATTTGGGGGATCTCGGTTCCATTCCCACCAATGTCACTTAAAACACCATCCCTCAAAGGGGCATTAAGATGGGGCAGAAAAGAGCACTCACTGCTACTGACGTCTGGTTTCTTTCCTCTCACAGGGCACAAGTATGAAGGAGTGAGATTTGAAAAGGGAAACTGCGGAGTCAGCATAATGAGAAGCGGTAGGCAGTTTTTGGTTGTTGAATGAGCATGAATTAAACATTTTGGAAACATGTAAGCAACTTCCTTTCAAAAATGTGCACCAGCACTTCTCTATGGCAAAGTTTTACCCAAACCTGCCAGCCGTTATTCCTTCTTAGGTATCCTTGATCACAGAATGTCAAGTAATATGTTTCGTTAACTTTTTAGGAGACACATAGCTGCAACAGATTTCATCTGGCCTCTTCCCTAGCAGCTGTTAACGGAGAGGGGCCAGACCAACTGTCCGTCCTTGTTTGTCGCTAACTACTTCTGCTCAGAGGCAGGTCTCCAAATAAACCCCGCTCAGCGGTGGCAGAGTCGCTGTTGTTTTGCCCAGTGCTGCAGAAACCTTTGTATCTGTGACGTAAAGTCCCGTGGCTCCACAGCTTCCCACGCTACGTTTTGTACCGTGGTGTCTCTGGGCAGAGCTCGAAGACGTTCTCCCAACCCCATACGGTTGTTTTGACGTTTCCAGCTCTCGCCTTCGAGAGATTAGCGCTGGTGTGTGGCAACAGTAATACTCGGGAGCTAAGTAACACCAAGTAGACTCGTTTTCCTGTCTAaccagagaaaaaaggaaaatagcttCAAGTGTTCTTAACAGTTAGaaccgagaaaaaaaaaaataatcttcttctTAGAACTCTCCACCAATACAGTGTTGGGACTGTCTATTTAATTGTAGCATCTTGCAATTGTGCCGTTTCTTAGCGTGTAAcaatttgttgttggtttttttgctgctcCTTTTGAGGCGAGGCAATGGAACAAGGTTTACGAGACTGCTGTAGATCAATCCGCATAGGAAAAATCCTGATACAGAGCGACGAGGAGACTCAAAGAGCGAAAGTGTACTATGCTAAGTTTCCACCAGACATTTACAGGAGAAAGGTTCTTCTTATGTACCCAATACTAAGTAAGTGCCTTTCATCACCATGTACAGTTAGACTCATCTGGACAGTGAGTGCGCTGAATTTAAAGGAGAATTTCCAGATTTCAGGGGCTTTGATTAGTTTTATTTATCAGCCTGTGCCAGAATACAGATTAGTCAGCCTGCACCAGCATGAATGCAGAGCAAATCATTTGGGCATGCCTGCGTTTGTGAGAAAGGTTGAAGCATTAAGACTTTataaattcaattttttaaatttttccatgagaaaatactcaaaacagtatttttctcaaGCTATTAAAAGACATGTTTTGGATTAATATTATACTCCTAGAAGTAAATTACTTCAAATACAGTTaacactaccaaaaaaaataatattataatcTGGTAGGCATGGTAAGGAAGTTGTCAGGATGAAGTAACTTTTCCAGTCTAAGATTTAATTCTGGTTCTAGACACGGAGCTCTTGATTGCCATTTTACTATTTTAGATGAGCTTTTTTGCCTCAGGGCTTTAATAAAATCCACCGGCTCCAGTGTTTAAAACCTGGCAGAGTTGGCTGTCTCAGAGTAGAGTTGAAGTTCCTTCATCAGGAGACCAGAGTTTTCTACAATTAATCCTTGCAGAGGTGATAGTTTTCCAGTGGGAAAGGACAGTCTCATCATTCAGTCACACACCACTGTTAACACAGATAGTCTCGGATGGCCTAGGGCAAGTTCTTCAAccaggagaaaagaaggaaaaaaaataaatctcactttttccccttttaggtactggtaATACTGTCATTGAGGCTGTCAAAGTTCTTGTAGAACATGGCGTACAACCAAGTGTCATTATCCTGCTAAGCCTATTCTCCACACCGCACGGTAAGTTGAGGGGGCACGAGGGGGACAGAAGAGCAAGCACAGGTACGTTTAATGGGGAAGAGTTACATTAGTCACACACTGCAGACAGCGGTGAAGAGCTGTTCCCTGGCAAATAACGAGAGCAGCATCACTTTCCTCAGAAGAAAggtgttcgggggggggggggggtggggggggtggtttggCTGAACTGTAAAACTGAGGGTGAACAGCGATGTGTTTGGTGTGGGCAGTGGAGTGGGCTAGCAGAAAGGAAAAGGCCTGTTACACCTAATGGCAAAACTGCAAATGGTAAAGTATTCCTAAAAGCGGGAATTGGCAGCGCTGCCAGGTACACAAAATGCTTCAGTGGCTCACAGAGCAATGCCAGTCCTGCTGTTGCTCTGGACTGTAGCAGCCCACAGATGGTGTTGAGTCAGTCCGCCAACAGAAATCACTATCAAAAAATTCAACTGAACTGCAGCGAGTTACTCCGGGTGGTCTGCAACCATTTTGGTGATTAGATTGGGAGCATATGTGTatggtaaagaaaagaaaaatccaaataagAAAACCCAAAGAAGCAATCCACTAAATTCAGGAAGTCTTTCCTCAGAGACAGTCAGCTAAGGCAGAAATGTGAAGCGGAGATGGAAGAACAGAGCCTGATTTATCTATGGAATTCTGCTAATCGTGATTTAACGTGTGGTGCTGAAATACAGCTGCTGCGCTGTAGTCATTATTGCCTTTGCCCTCTCTCAAAAGGTGCCAAATCGATCATCCAGGAATTCCCAGAGATCACCATTTTAACTACAGAAGTTCATCCTGTTGCACCAACGCACTTTGGACAGAAATATTTTGGAACAGACTGACACACTTGGAACAAACGGATATAACTatatgaggttttttttctacattttattattgttgagTTGGTTGAGGGcatgtttaaaaatctttttggcCAAAGGGGGAAATACTTGACTTAGATCTGGTCAGTTACTGCCTGCACAGCAAATCAGGTACAGTAACAAAGCAGTCTGTCGTTACAAAGTCAAGCATCTCAACGTTGGGGTTGTATAAACTGCTACACTCTCTGCTTAAGTTAACTTATTTATTCTTCTATAGCCTGTCTTGTGGCTGCttgcaagagcaaaataaaacaactaaATCACACAGGTGTGTACTTCATTTCTGGTGGTAATGTTTACATCACGCCAGGTCAGCTGGTACAGCCACTCCTAATGCTTCCAAAATGATGGGTGGACGTGGAACTCGCTGTAATTCTTAGCAGCCACATTGAATTTTTGCCAGAATTTTCAGTCTTTGGATGGTGGCCAAGAACTAAAGAGAAAACTCTGAATTTTGCTCTGTATAGATTATTTTCAAATAGTAAAACATCCACAGTAGTCTTGCTCAATGGTACCAAATAAAGAAGCGTCCTGTTGCAGTGTGCACGCCCTGGAAAATGGGGTGGGAATTGAGGGTGGGAGGAGCACTGTTTACAGAAATTCTACACGTACAGTACTTAAGTTTCGCCTCTTAAAACTTCTGTGGTTGAATTGGTAttgctttcaaaagaaagaaaagccgtGGCAGAAAGTTGAACTCGATTTCTAGCTCTGTTCACAGAGCAACAGGGCTTAAAGCCAAAAGACAAATACGGCCCTCATGGCTTAGCGCCCTTTCAAAATACTCAATGCAGTAATTGTATCGATCAGATTAAACATAAATCTGCagccaaatattttctttggcttCAAATCCCCTCACGCCAAGTACACAATACCCAACTCTTAAACTAGCTAGTATCTTACCTTACTATAACTTTGGGAAGATTTGTATATAATGACAATATAgcccattattattttttaaatatatccgTATTTTAAAAAGTGCAGGGTTACAGAATGTCATCACAATTAGAGTGCTTCATACCTCTCATTAGCTGAGCAGAATGCAAAGGCCTGGGCTGCCCCGAGCAATACCTCCCAAGACAAGGGGCAGCATTTCGTGAATCCTTGTTTCTGACACAGATAAAGAACCTTCCCCACTCCGAGCAGTAATGTCAATTAATTATAGTTGTGTAAGGCTTCCAGAGAGAGAATGTTTGGCCTGAGCATAGGCTAAGTCATAGGAAGTCACCATTCACAAGTATGATAAATAAGCcaaaaattgttttaatgcaGTCCTTGCCTGCAGTATAGTACAAACCGTGCAGGCTTTCTGGTATAAACCATAATAGAAAACGATAGAAGCAGAACATACAGGATATTCAGCTGTAGAAACCATATAAACACTTGGAAAATGCTAGTGAAACGTACACAAAGCATTCATAACAAAGTCAGAATGTTTGTCGGACAGTAAAAACGAGTATCCAAAGCTTTTGTAAAAACCCATTTGATATCAAAAGTCTCAATGCCAGCAGCAGCATTAAACCTGACTAAATATCCCAAATGTTGTCAGCAGACCGTTTGTGACCTTCCTATTAAATTAAGGGGTGAGGAATCGGTATTGAACAACGTGGCTCCGACTGGCACGTCCTTAGCTGAACAGTGTTGATTGTACGCAAGATACTTACCCACAGCAGGCCATATCAGTTATCTAAAGAGCAGCTGAATGTGATCACCAATTGATACAATgaaatttattttactatttccaGTGATTTAGCAGTTACTGGCACAGAGCCCACCAAACCAGTCTTCCTTGATAGGAAAAGGGCGTTGCGCTGCGGTGGTTTACAGTGAAGGGAATTCTGACCCAGTCGAAGAGGTAGCGTATTGGTTCCCCAATGGAGCCTTCCGAGCCCAGCACAGATCGTGTAGTTAAATGTTCTACTCCACCCCAGTTCTCCTGCCTGGACAGCACACCAGGGAGTGAAACCCACTCGCTTTACTTTGAAGCAGGGTAAAAAAACTCCTTCCAGTGCTGAATGCTAACATACAGACAGCTCTGCAGTTACCTGATCCTGAGGTTTAATTAAGTTTTATCTTTGAGGGACCTATTTTCACAGCAAACATACGTGAATTACTTTCAGATGGAAAACAGCTGGACAGAtagaataatttataaaataacaCGACCTTTGCTATTTTATAGAAGCTGTTAGAAATTTCCTACTCCAACAAAGCAATTTGGAATTACTCTGGAATAGCTCCTGCTTAGACTGTCGGTGAGTACAGCAGGAGGCTACACGCTCATGTAATTACTGCAGAAGAATGCCCACACGTGGAGTTAATTCAGAAGGGCACAACAGGTTCCACCTACCTCCTCACACAAGCTCTTAGTCACAAAAATcgtacctcctcctcctccgggtaGGCCACCTCTGCACCAGCCCAGGCGGTTCATTACATCACCAGGGTATCAGATGCTGATATGAGGAATTTCTTTTTCCTACACATCCTGGAGGCTCCTGCATCCTccagaaaaaggcaggaaaaaaaataaaaaaatacaccaacACTTTGAAGAATCCACTGGATTTTCATTTCTCTTACGAAAGGAAGTGCTGGTCCGTGGAGGAGCAGCACACACCTTCCCCAGTTTAGAAAGGAGATAGGGAGGACATTTTGTCCGTTTGTTTCCAGGCTTCCTGTGGGATTTAGCCCAAGGTTTAGCTCAAGAAAAGTTCAAGTCTAACAAGTACTGAAAGAACAGGAATGCCTTTAGGTAAAATACCCACGTGTGGTATAAGCTGTTTGATACTAGTATTTGATGCAAGCAggcatttctttttaagcaaagaTGATCCCTTTGtcctttttgttggtttttttttgggtggtggtggtttttttttttctccttaacatAACTCTTCTACTTTTTTGTAACAGTGGCTGTTAGCCACTAAAGTTTTACAAATGCTGCTGTAAATCTTAAAActtcatacagaaaataaatactttaagcAGCATGAAAGCATAACCAACTTACAGGCTCATATTTGAAATGtaaacttaaattttatttcacaagGTTTACATTCCAAACTGAAGCTAGAAAATGAAGTAGTAAGATTTTTAGGAAAGACAGAAAAGCGATGCAGGAAGTTGGATCCCACTGTTCTGAGCAAAGCAAGCTGAGCCTGAATGATGAGAATCACAAAACATTAAGATCAGttacaaataaaatacatggCACAACTGCTTAAAATGACACCTACTCACCTTCATAGTACTCAAAAAAACGGTACAAACAGCTGAAAGCTGATAATATTTCAACTATATattcaggaggaagaggaaggactcGCACTCAAAGGGAGACAGAAAAAGGACAAGAATAAAACTGCATCACAGTGGGTATGATCTCAATGTTAAttaccagaaaagaaaataaagcattaagCAGGAAGAGTACATGGTGGTGCCGCAACCTTGCCATGCTTGTCGCTGCCAAGCTGTTTGACAGACCATTACTTTTCTTGAAAAAAGCCACTCTACCATGCAAATGCTTTAACTGATAGTTTCAGAACGAGTTTAATTTTGCAAGTGTTCTGTAACAAAACAGAAGCTGATAGAATtggaaaaatagcaataaaatcaAGGTATTTTCAAGTACTATGGATCAATTTCAAAAATTTGTACCACAGGagtcactgaaatgaaaatgcgACCCTTTTGAGTTAATTAATTCTGGCTTAATAAACAAGGTCAACAGTACCTCCTTAGCCTGCTAATTCAACACCATGAATGAGCCAGCTATGCAAACAGTAAATCTGTTCTGCGGGTGTAATGACTACGTGGGAGGCAGCGGGTCCCTGAATACATCTTAGCGCATCATTCTTTATATGCAGCGTCGAGGAAGAAAAGgtaaatcccttttttttttttctccccaacacTATACATTCATAATATGTTACAGACTTTATGCGTCACGTTTGGTAACTAAGACTTAAGTTGTGCTTTCAGTCCACGCCAGCACAGAGAACTAAAAAACTACAGCTAGTATCGATTTTGCTGAATCACATTCCTGGTTTGTTCCAGGAAGTAAACATTCATTGCTGTAGTGCTGTTAGGAAGCTTCCCGGTTCTTCTCAATGACAGTACACTACGTGCGCTAGGTACGGCCTACTAAAAACATACAGTACTGCTTCCGGTTCAAAGGAATACAATCTTATTCTGCTGCAAAAACATACTGTAGCAATTCAGCAagagacaaaacaaaattgcagtgCACTGAGGCTTACAGAAATCCTAATTCCTTGGGCAGGACTCACTGGCCAAGGAGAGGACTTCCCACAATACTATCCATAGAAACATCAATATgatgttttctctattttttttaatttttttttttttttttaaagagtacagTGTACCTGAATGTCaatgggagaggaggggggagaggtGAGGAGGTGGCTGTTAGTTATTTTTGAGCATTAATCTAGGAGTACGGGGAGGAGACAGTGGCGGGTATCACAGTAAAATCCAGCAAGAGCGTTCGTTCTTTCACACAGTGACGTCCACTTGGACAAGTCGCTTGCAGCTGAGAAAGTCCTCGCTCTCATGAAGGACGTgaaatttatttgtaaaatgctGAAACGCAAACAGCAAATGGGCCAAAGGCAAGGTAGAACATGCTGTACCGGGGTTGAACTCTCACGCCTCTGTGCCCTGATTTAAGCTAACAAGACCACGGTTGTGCTCCACACTTTCAGACGCTCCTGGTGAGTCTCTGACACCTGCAACACTGGTTGTCACTCAAGCCGTATCTATTACTACCTGATGACTGTTGGTAGAATTACAGACAGCATCTGGTGGTCCTAGTCCAGCTTCCACAGTCTCGTCGAAATAACCCCGACAGTAACCGGCACCACGGCTGGCAGTGGGAGGCCTGGTCTGCGCTGCAGAGCAGCCTCGTGGCCGTGGGAAGAGCGCACTATTGCCGGCGGTCAGATCCACCTCCCTTGGCTACATTAAACTAAGCCAACAAaacttttttctccaaatacagGTGCCTCTACACCTCAGGCTCTACTGGCAGTATGAGATATGCCAAGGACAAAAGCTGTTTCTGACCCTGACCTGAAAACCacttcttttctgctttattctgtaGCATAGATCTGATGCCAAGCCAGAGAAAACAGCCCCTGGATGGGGTTGAGACAGTTGCCTTGCTGCTTCCACACTGCACCAGGCTGCAGGTCAACAGCTTAATGAGCACTGCAGTCACACAACTTAGATCAGCATCAGAACTGAGATTCAAGCCTTAGGAGTTTACTGAATTTTTTGGCTGCAGCTGGATTTACAGCACCTAACTAGGTAGAGAGTGACAGTAAATGTCATGAGGTGGCAATCCTAGTGGGAACATTTACACGGCTCCTGGCTGCACAGTGGGCTCAGGAGCATATCTGAAATGCTTGTGCACCAATGCAGGCAGTATGAGAAACAAAATGGGAGGAACTGGAAGCATTTGTCAGCTCCCAAAGCTGTGGTATCACTGGTATCGGCGAGACTTGGTGGAAGGAGTCCCTGGAATGGGCTACAGGCTGTTGGGgaggggcagcggggcaggcgagGTGGGGGTGTCGCACTGGATGTAAGGGAGCAGTTTGATTGCAGAGCCCTTAGAGTTGGTGGTGATGTGGTGGAGAGCCTCAGGGTGAAGATTAGGGaggtggaaaacaaaggagatttaGTGGGTGTACACCTTAAAGAGGTATTTGCATGTTAAAACCATCTACCACACACTCAGCTGAATACTTCATCTCTTTTGTTGCCTGCAGCAGTGACTACAGCCAGCCTGAggaatttctgttttcaagtgcATTTACCTAGCGTATTTGACAGAACTTTACGCATCCTGCATTTATCACGTTCTTTGTATGCAACTTTCTTTCAGAAGCTAAGGGAAAAAGTCAACTTAAAAAGTAAATAGCAGCCCAGCTTTAAAACCACAGGTAGCAGTGGGTGCACTCAAATTACTGCTTTTACGCTGCCCAGCTCTCTAGTTAACAGCCTTCTTAAAGGCCAAAAATACTAACTGGAAAAGCTGTATCCTCCTTAGTAGGCCATCTGCAATTATGTTTGTGGCATCAGCTGCAATAATGCACTGAGCAAAAAGgtctcagcagcagcattttgagaAACACTAAGTTTCCCCACAGGGATCTGACTGTTCATTACATGCTGCCTTGAAGAACACGGGCACATGAAGTCTTCAGCAAACGCCGCGCTGACGCCGTACTCCTGGACACCCACCTTCCACTGCAGCTTTCTGCACTCAGCTTTAATCCTGGGATGCAGAGGAACCTGCCCGACTATTCCGTGGCACTGGAATGCAGCATGAGCGGTACCAATGCAGGCGTAGCGTAAGGATATCTGCCTTAAGTAAGCAGAGGAGAACAAAATGGAGCTTGTTCCGTCACTCGGACAcgggttttttccacattttgttcTGCCTCATTTTTACacagcttttgtatttctttcacgTTTCATTCTGAAGCTTCAAAAATATGACATGTGAATATTGATTTGAAGTGCTTCCGAAGCTATCAGACTATTTATTGTTTCTACCTGGACAAGAGTTTGTTATAACCAAGTGAGGCTGAGCTGCttttaaggaaagggaaaaatcgGCCATACCTAATTACAGGAAAAGTTACTGAATAAGAGCCTTTAAAAGCTGCTCCTAAACCTGAGCTGGACAGCTGCGTTATCGTAAAGATATCCGTTTTAGTAATAATTAGCAGACAATATCTACCTAACGAACAGTGCTGCAGCTAGACAGCAGGCAGGGATCCTGCCTGCAGATCTTGTaggcagctcttctgctgctgctgctgcttggcagAGAAACGACACTGGAGGGATGACATGGCTGGAAACAGAACCAAATCCAGAAAGGATACAAGAACCTGCTCAGAAAACTCCTGTAAATCCACACGGCTTCAGACACAGCTCTGATACTCCTGTCTTAACTGGTATCCTCTCTTCAGCTGACAGAACGAAACAGAAAGTCACCAAATCATCCTCCTGTTTTTGTATACAAGGAATTGAGAGTTTCAAAAGGCACCAATAGCACCTCTGTTGGTGCTAAATTCCTCTACGTTTCCTATTGTGTTTAGCTGCCATCTTCCTCTCAAGATCCCCCTCCAGAACAGATTTTGCCAGAAATGAGGTGATTAATTCTACTGCCATCTTTCATCAAACACAGCTTAAGGCCCATCACaatatttacattagaaatgcGGGTTTAGATTGATAGGAGAAATAGGTTCAGCACTCGACAACGGTTTGAGGACAGAACCACCCCAACAGACGTGGTCGAAGTGGTTGAAGCAGGACCATTCAGTGTGTCCAGTACCGCCCTGAGGAGAGTGAGGGTAACCTCTGCTAAGCCTGGGAGAGCCCACCCTGAGTCCTAACGACTAAACTTCAGCAGTAAGACATTCTACAGAGGTCACTGCCTGCTTGACCTCCAACTACAGAGGCTGATGTATAAGATATCTGTTGGCAGGGCACGGTTTGTACCAGGTAGTTAAACATCTGCTCTTATAGACAGAAAATCTCTGAGAGACTCTCTTCTGTCTCACGAACACATTTCCACTGGTAGCAGCAACAGagtaaacagaggaaaaaaggattTAGTACGTAGGCAAGGCCTTTGTCACCAAACAGATACTTATCAGGTAATTTCTCATGACATGCACAACTGCTTCTGTAGTCACTGTCAACACAAATGGGCtgataaacaaacacaaaaatgggATAGAGAATGGTAACAAATGATCTTAAAGGCAGTATACTA from Accipiter gentilis chromosome 24, bAccGen1.1, whole genome shotgun sequence includes the following:
- the LOC126050150 gene encoding uracil phosphoribosyltransferase homolog, with the protein product MEAMPCQNQRLGPRPQDEQPPAAATTATAGSGGSRLIRFAEPGEDSGCPSPDSSSSSNGLSAAAAAVGPTIPAGEGGAPPIGPQLKLLPMNDQLRELQTIIRDKKSSRGDFVFSADRLIRLVVEEGLNQLPYTECTVTTPTGHKYEGVRFEKGNCGVSIMRSGEAMEQGLRDCCRSIRIGKILIQSDEETQRAKVYYAKFPPDIYRRKVLLMYPILSTGNTVIEAVKVLVEHGVQPSVIILLSLFSTPHGAKSIIQEFPEITILTTEVHPVAPTHFGQKYFGTD